One Fusarium musae strain F31 chromosome 6, whole genome shotgun sequence DNA segment encodes these proteins:
- a CDS encoding hypothetical protein (CAZy:CE10~MEROPS:MER0034665): MSRLHYDPEFYELGASKIEAQKHVFPVGDVESRRKQIEDFIRGPGGQQQLPDNVEMLLHDAEASDGFKVKILHFRQKDSLGKQHRPGIVHVHGGGYTGSSASDYSSTLAAYVSATGVPMLSVDYRLAPEHPFPVPLEDCWSALLHVQTNAASLGLDPNRIAIMGESAGGGLAAAIAILARDRELSPPLAKQILIYPMLDDRTDKDLTGGLAIFGHQDVLTGWMSYLGDIYKADKVPPIAAPARLEVFEGLAPLYLDCGGLDMFLREDVAYAQRFIEAGITTELHIYQGVPHAFQRFAPTSAVVKRAFANRVAACTSF; this comes from the coding sequence ATGTCTCGTCTTCATTATGACCCCGAGTTCTATGAACTAGGTGCTTCCAAGATCGAAGCGCAGAAACATGTCTTCCCGGTTGGTGACGTGGAAAGTAGAAGGAAACAAATTGAGGATTTCATCCGGGGCCCAGGTGGTCAACAGCAACTGCCCGACAACGTTGAAATGCTGCTCCATGATGCTGAAGCCTCGGACGGGTTCAAAGTGAAAATTCTGCACTTCCGACAAAAAGACAGTCTTGGTAAACAGCACAGACCTGGCATCGTGCATGTTCATGGAGGGGGATACACGGGCTCCAGTGCGAGTGACTATTCCTCAACACTGGCAGCCTATGTCTCTGCCACGGGAGTCCCCATGCTTTCAGTTGACTACCGACTCGCTCCCGAACACCCGTTTCCCGTACCGCTGGAGGACTGCTGGTCTGCTTTACTACACGTCCAAACAAATGCTGCTTCACTCGGCCTTGACCCGAATCGTATCGCTATCATGGGTGAAAGCGCAGGTGGGGGCCTCGCTGcagccatcgccatcctcgcCAGGGACAGAGAGTTATCTCCTCCCCTAGCCAAGCAGATTCTTATCTATCCTATGCTTGATGACCGTACCGACAAGGACCTCACTGGCGGCCTCGCGATCTTTGGGCACCAAGATGTCTTGACGGGCTGGATGTCATACTTGGGAGATATTTACAAAGCCGATAAAGTGCCGCCAATCGCTGCACCAGCGCGTCTTGAGGTTTTCGAGGGTCTTGCTCCTCTGTACCTGGATTGCGGTGGGCTCGACATGTTTCTCCGAGAAGATGTTGCTTATGCTCAACGGTTCATCGAGGCCGGTATTACTACTGAGCTTCACATTTATCAGGGTGTTCCGCACGCTTTTCAGCGGTTTGCACCTACTTCTGCTGTGGTAAAGAGGGCTTTCGCCAACCGTGTTGCGGCATGCACAAGCTTTTGA
- a CDS encoding hypothetical protein (EggNog:ENOG41), with amino-acid sequence MQAVVIEGDQARLDRARTIPKQSDDMLLIRPVSVALNPTDWRHIRGRRAKDGCIVGCDYAGIVESVGSAVTKKWKPGDRIFGVAHGANLVNPDDGAFAEVISVIGDLQMRMPDSLSFQQAATLGLGTGTVGQGLFQKSLKLRLPSVTESDVVRHDEPVLIYGGGSATGALGIQFAKEAGYTVVTVCTPDHFDYTKSLGAHFVVDYKDPDAGRKIREYTKNKLRLAWDTISIPDSARICAEALTSSSSENPVYGSLLPTKSPRADVTSIATVFHTTFGRTFDFGGQHMPASKEDYEFGKSFYGLTEQLIAQGRIQPHPGRVGEGGLRGVIDGLVELEAGKVQGEKLVYNVEDTL; translated from the exons ATGCAAGCTGTAGTCATTGAGGGTGATCAAGCCCGACTCGACCGTGCCCGGACAATCCCAAAACAATCAGATGACATGCTTCTCATCCGACCAGTATCCGTCGCTCTAAATCCCACAGACTGGAGACACATTCGGGGCCGTAGAGCAAAAGACGGTTGTATCGTGGGCTGTGATTACGCTGGTATCGTCGAGTCAGTCGGATCAGCCGTCACCAAGAAATGGAAGCCCGGTGATAGGATCTTTGGCGTCGCTCATGGAGCAAATCTTGTCAATCCTGATGACGGAGCCTTTGCCGAGGTTATCTCTGTCATTGGAGATCTCCAGATGAGAATGCCCGACTCACTAAGTTTTCAACAAGCTGCGACTTTGGGTCTGGGAACAGGAACTGTCGGGCAAGGCCTGTTTCAGAAAAGTCTCAAGCTGAGGCTACCTAGTGTAACAGAATCAGATGTAGTCAGGCATGATGAGCCTGTTTTGATCTATGGGGGCGGTTCTGCGACTGGAGCATTGGGGATACAATTCGCAAAAGA AGCTGGATACACTGTCGTCACCGTATGCACGCCAGATCACTTCGACTACACCAAGAGCCTAGGCGCACATTTCGTCGTCGACTATAAAGATCCCGATGCAGGTCGCAAGATCAGAGAATATACAAAGAACAAGCTGCGGCTCGCATGGGATACTATCAGCATACCAGACTCGGCGCGCATCTGTGCTGAAGCTCTTACCAGTTCCTCATCAGAAAACCCTGTATATGGCAGTCTTCTGCCGACTAAAAGTCCACGCGCAGACGTGACCTCGATCGCGACGGTGTTTCATACAACTTTTGGCCGGACTTTCGATTTCGGAGGACAGCACATGCCAGCTAGCAAGGAGGACTATGAGTTCGGAAAGTCGTTTTATGGTCTTACTGAACAGTTGATAGCGCAG GGTCGAATTCAACCACATCCGGGCCGCGTTGGAGAGGGCGGTTTAAGAGGCGTGATAGACGGCTTGGTAGAACTAGAGGCCGGAAAGGTACAGGGTGAGAAGCTCGTCTACAATGTGGAGGATACGCTCTGA
- a CDS encoding hypothetical protein (EggNog:ENOG41), with amino-acid sequence MNLRYDGQVVVVTGAGSGLGKAYAKFFATRGASVVVNDLGTSVRGDAQGSKTADVVVGEIIGDGGKAVADHHSVEDGAAIVETAISSFGRIDVLINNAGILRDVSFKNMTDADWDSVQNIHMRGAYKTTQAAWVHFRKQKFGRVILTSSAAGLYGNFGQCNYAAAKSGLIGLGETLAKEGLKYNILTNIVAPVAASRMTATVMPPDLLQHLTPDWVVPLVTLLTHHSNTSENGSIFEVGAGHVSKIRWERSKGSILRCDETLTPGAVLEKWHEINDFTIPDYPSTTANLVELLKHSQKLPPNTQQEDLRFDGRVAVVTGGGAGLGRAYCIGLAKLGASVVVNDWKDPHRVVNEIMSFGGVAVPDNHSVEDGDAVIDTAIRAFGRIDILINNAGILRDKAFQNMTDKMWDDVNNVHLRATYKCARAAYPFMVKQKYGRIVNTTSTSGTYGNYGQANYAAAKTAIVGFSRALAIEGQKNNIAVNCISPSAGTDLTKGVLPEEVVRSRKPEYVAAIVLLLSSDKVPGDARGKIFEAGCGWHAVTRYQRSDGYDFPIDRPLTPELVLEKWSEIVSFTPGKASTPTDAGDTRRRIMANVARFGKASPDNQKWLDAIRMAKKAKPQLTEMSFTDRDIILYNISIGASVSQLPWVFEKHPGFEVIPSYGVIPGTTATRPFHLKDLVPNFSYKKLLHGEHYLEIHKYPIPTAGTFVSESKLIDVLDKGKAAVAIIGTTTRDKTTGEAIFYNELTLFLRGAGGFGGPATRSVTGRGAGVHVSIPEGEPDQVVEEKTSSDQAALYRLNGDRNPLHIDPTASAAGGFKVPILHGLCSFGIATKHVVSSYGPIVSVKVRFTGTVDPGQTLRTRMWLQGKRVVFQTEVKETSKVCLGGGVAVLRSPAKTHL; translated from the exons ATGAATCTGCGATACGATGGACAGGTGGTGGTCGTTACTGGGGCTGGCTCTGGGCTGGGTAAAGCCTATGCCAAGTTCTTTGCCACCAGAGGCGCCAGTGTGGTCGTGAACGACCTTGGAACGTCTGTAAGAGGCGACGCTCAGGGTTCCAAG ACCGCAGATGTAGTCGTTGGCGAAATTATTGGGGATGGTGGCAAAGCGGTGGCGGATCACCACTCAGTCGAAGACGGAGCCGCTATAGTTGAAACGGCAATTTCATCCTTCGGTCGTATCGATGTTCTCATCAATAACGCTGGAATCTTGCGTGATGTGAGCTTCAAAAACATGACAGATGCCGACTGGGACTCGGTTCAGAACATTCATATGAGAGGTGCGTACAAGACGACTCAGGCCGCATGGGTTCATTTCCGCAAACAAAAGTTTGGCAGAGTCATTTTGACCTCATCTGCTGCTGGTCTGTACGGCAACTTTGGTCAGTGTAACTATGCTGCGGCCAAGTCCGGCTTGATCGGCCTCGGCGAGACTCTAGCCAAGGAGGGACTGAAATACAACATCTTGACAAATATCGTGGCTCCGGTCGCCGCTAGTCGCATGACAGCCACGGTGATGCCACCGGATCTACTTCAGCATCTTACACCAGACTGGGTTGTGCCGCTGGTTACACTCCTAACTCACCACAGCAACACTTCCGAGAATGGTTCCATTTTTGAGGTCGGTGCAGGACATGTTTCAAAGATCCGATGGGAAAGGTCGAAAGGATCCATTCTTAGGTGTGATGAGACCTTGACTCCTGGCGCTGTTCTTGAGAAATGGCACGAGATTAACGACTTTACAATTCCTGACTATCCTTCCACCACTGCCAACTTGgttgagctcctcaagcatTCACAAAAGCTTCCACCTAATACACAACAGGAGGATTTGCGATTTGATGGAAGAGTTGCCGTCGTCACTGGTGGAGGCGCTGG ACTCGGTAGAGCATATTGCATCGGACTAGCCAAGCTTGGGGCCTCTGTTGTCGTAAATGATTGGAAGGATCCTCACAGAGTTGTGAACGAAATCATGTCGTTTGGAGGAGTGGCTGTCCCAGACAATCACTCGGTAGAAGACGGTGATGCTGTCATCGATACAGCGATCCGTGCTTTTGGAAGAATCGACATATTGATCAACAACGCGGGCATCCTACGAGATAAAGCGTTCCAGAATATGACCGACAAGATGTGGGACGACGTGAACAATGTTCATCTCCGTGCGACCTACAAGTGCGCCCGAGCAGCATACCCCTTTATGGTGAAGCAGAAGTACGGCCGAATTGTGAACACAACGAGTACGAGTGGAACCTACGGGAATTATGGCCAGGCAAACTATGCTGCAGCA AAAACAGCAATTGTAGGCTTTTCCAGAGCCCTGGCTATCGAAGGTCAAAAGAACAATATTGCAGTGAATTGCATCTCACCATCAGCCGGTACCGACCTAACAAAGGGAGTTCTCCCCGAGGAGGTAGTCAGATCTCGCAAGCCAGAATACGTAGCGGCGATCGTGCTGCTTCTCTCATCAGACAAGGTTCCCGGTGACGCCAGAGGCAAGATATTCGAGGCTGGCTGTGGCTGGCACGCAGTGACGAGATATCAGCGATCAGATGGCTACGACTTCCCAATTGACAGGCCTCTTACGCCGGAACTTGTGCTTGAGAAGTGGAGCGAAATTGTGTCATTCACCCCTGGCAAGGCATCCACACCTACCGATGCTGGGGATACTCGCCGGCGTATCATGGCAAACGTTGCTAGATTCGGGAAGGCCTCGCCGGACAACCAGAAGTGGCTCGATGCTATCAGAATGGCAAAGAAAGCGAAGCCTCAGCTAACTGAGATGAGCTTTACTGACAGAGATATCATTCTGTACAACATTTCCATCGGCGCCAGCGTATCTCAGCTACCCTGGGTATTCGAAAAGCATCCTGGCTTCGAGGTCATCCCTTCTTACGGTGTGATTCCAGGCACAACCGCAACTAGACCGTTCCATCTGAAGGATCTCGTGCCCAACTTCTCATACAAGAAGCTTTTACATGGGGAGCACTACCTTGAGATCCACAAGTACCCCATTCCCACTGCGGGGACCTTTGTATCAGAGAGCAAACTCATTGACGTTCTGGACAAGGGTAAAGCTGCGGTAGCTATTATAGGCACCACGACTCGTGACAAGACTACAGGGGAAGCTATATTCTATAACGAGCTAACTCTCTTCCTACGTGGTGCCGGTGGTTTTGGTGGTCCAGCCACTAGAAGCGTCACAGGCAGGGGCGCAGGTGTACATGTCAGCATTCCTGAGGGGGAGCCTGATCAAGTAGTAGAGGAGAAGACGTCTAGCGACCAAGCAGCTTTGTACCGTCTCAACGGAGACAGGAACCCCCTACATATCGACCCGACTGCCAGCGCCGCCGGGGGTTTTAAAGTGCCCATACTTCATGGCCTCTGCTCATTTGGTATCGCTACCAAGCATGTAGTCTCATCCTACGGCCCGATCGTCAGTGTAAAGGTTAGGTTCACGGGGACTGTAGACCCTGGGCAAACGCTGCGGACCAGAATGTGGCTGCAGGGCAAGCGTGTTGTCTTTCAGACCGAGGTCAAAGAGACCAGTAAGGTTTGTcttggaggaggagttgcGGTTCTTCGTAGCCCAGCCAAGACCCATTTGTAG